TCCTCGGCGACGCCCCGACGAGGTCCCGGATCGTGGTGACCGACATCGAGGGCCTGCGCCGCCACGCGTTCGGACCGGAGCCCGACCCCTCGCGCACGGCCTCCGAGGGCCCTCTTTGACGTCCCGGGACGACCCACGCCGCACATCGCGGAGGTCACACGAGGCAGCGGCCGAGCAGCCACCGTGCCCGGTGCGCGGACAGGGTCAGCTCGTCCTCGTCCCCGGCGTCGATGACCAGCACCACCTCGTCGCTCGGCCAGCGAGAGGCCAGGTCCCGCAGGGTGACGGCCCTGTAGCAGGGCACCTGGGGAAAGGCCCTGAGCAGCCGCTCCTCCGAGGTGAAGACCATGACCGCGGGGGCGTCACAGGCGCTCTCGATCACCGGCAGCACAAGCCGCACGAGTTCACTGCGGTCACCCGTGTACCGGATCCCGCCGATCGCGGGAATCAGCACGTCACAGCCGGCCAGCGCTTCCAGCGCCCGCAGGTCCACCGCTGTGGACAGGTCCTCCAGAGCCTTCCGCGCCACGGATTCGAAGACCTCTGCCGGGATGACCTCTGCCGGGATCTCAGTCATAGCGCCGCACCCTCTTGCACAGAGCCGTCCGCGGGACGACGGATCGTCGTCCAGGACCGCGTACCCGCGACCGGCGCGACCATGCGCTGAAAGCGGAGTGCGTCGTCGGTACGTCAGGTCGCCCGCCGCGTGAACCGCTGCGCCCCGCGCAGGCAGGTCAGACGGCTTCCTTGTTCGCCTTGGCCGCTTCCCCGGACTTGTGCACCGGCGGCAGAACGCTCCACGGGAAGTTGATCCACTCATCGGTGCGCTTCCACACGTACTCGCACTTCACGAGCGAGTGGGACTTCTCGTAGATCACGGCGGACCGCACCTCGGCGACATGCTCGACGCAGAAGTCGTGGACGAGCTTGAGGGTCTTGCCGGTGTCGGCGACGTCGTCGGCGATCAGCACCTTCTTGTCGGTGAAGTCGATCGCGTTGGGCACGGGCGCGAGCATGACGGGCATCTCGAGCGTGGTCCCCACGCCCGTGTAGAACTCGACGTTCACCAGATGCAGGTTCTTGCAGTCGAGGGCGTAGGCGAGCCCGCCGGCGACGAAGACGCCGCCCCGGGCGATGCTGAGCACGATGTCCGGCTCGTACCCGTCGTCGGCGACGGCCTGCGCGAGCTCACGGATGGCGACGCCGAACCGCTCGTACGTCAGATTCTCGCGTGCCTGGCCGTCGCTCATACCTGGGTCCGGTGGAAGTTCTGGAAGGACCGGGACGGGGTGGGCCCGCGCTGTCCCTGGTACCGGGATCCGTAGCGCTCGCTGCCGTACGGGAACTCGGCCGGCGAGGTCAGCCGGAACATGCACAGCTGGCCGATCTTCATGCCGGGCCAGAGCTTGATCGGGAGCGTCGCGAGGTTGGACAGCTCCAGGGTGACGTGCCCGCTGAACCCCGGGTCGATGAACCCGGCGGTGGAGTGCGTGACGAGCCCGAGCCGCCCGAGCGACGACTTCCCCTCCAGCCGCGAGGCGAGATCGTCGGGAAGCGTGATGACCTCGTACGTCGAGGCGAGCACGAACTCCCCCGGGTGCAGGATGAACGGCTCGTCGCCGTCGGGCTCGACGAGCCGCGTCAGGTCCGCCTGCTCGATCGAGGGGTCGATGTGCGGGTACCGGTGGTTCTCGAACACCCGGAAGTACCGGTCGAGCCGTACGTCGATGCTGGACGGCTGCACCATGGTCTGGTCGTAGGGATCGATCCGTACCCGCCCGGCGTCGATCTCGGCCCGGATGTCCTTGTCTGAGAGAAGCACGCCCCGAGGATACGCAAGGCGCGCGGGACGACGACAATCGCGCCGCCCGCGCGCCGGGCTGTCACTGCTGGTACTGCGTGTGCGTCCGCTGAGCTACTGCTTCTCCAGCTGCACCGGCACCACACTGCGGAGCCGGGCACAGCGGGGACATCGAACGAGCCGGCCGGGGCCGAGGCGCTCGGCCTGCTGCATCGGGAACGAAGCGGTGCTGAACACGTGCCCATCGGCACAACGGACGACGGTGCGCTCCATCAAGTCCTAGAGTCCCTTCCCCAAGAGCCGCGTCTGGCTGCTGCCTGCCTGACGACGAGAGGCCACATTACGGGATCAAAGGGACGGCCCTCCAGGCGGCACTCCGAGCCGGCGCGGACCCTCTCCGACGTCTCCACCGTACGCCCCAACTCCGGTGCCCCGCACCAGGATCCCACCCCTGAAACGCACTCAGGCCCCGCGGCTTCAGCGCCGGGGGCCGGTGATGAGGTACAGTGACCAGGCAATCGGACACCGGCTCCGGATCATGCCGAATCGGGCGTCTTACGCGGGTGTAGTTTAATGGTAGAACATCAGCTTCCCAAGCTGAGAGCGCGAGTTCGATTCTCGTCACCCGCTCCATTCGAACCCCCAGGTCAGTGACCCGGGGGTTGTTTGTTTTCGGTCGTCGCGGGCGTTGATCTCGCCGACATCGAGAACAACGGTCTCAATCATCCCGGGAAGCCCAGGGCTTACCCGAACAAGACGACGCGATCCGCAGGCCGCAGGACGAGTTACAACATTCTCTACTGATTCAAGGCGGCTCGCTCCGCTCCCCGCGCGCGGCCCGGCCCCCGGCCGGGCCGCGCTCCTGTCTCCGCCCCGCTCCAGCCCGCCGGCGCCCGTGCCGCGCGCACAGCAATCAACCGCCTAAAGCCAGAGAAGGTGTACGTCGTGGCTGGGGCGGTCGGCTCCACGGCTTTACGGAGCCACTTTGGCGCGAGCCTCGAAGATCATGGCCCCCACGTCGTGCTTTACCGGGCAGGTCCACAGACTGCCCGACGCGCCGGAAGCTTACGGGGCCATGATCACTCGCGCCAAAGCAGCACCACCCCAAAGCCGCTCCACCGACCTGGCAGGGCTGACGTCTACTGTTCACGAGGCAGGCGATTCCTCTGCGACTTATGCTCATACCACAGGCGCCCCTTCCAACACATATCTGAGCGACCACCAGGGAATCAATAATTAGCTAACATCTAAGACTGAACG
The DNA window shown above is from Streptomyces chartreusis and carries:
- a CDS encoding SseB family protein, with amino-acid sequence MTEIPAEVIPAEVFESVARKALEDLSTAVDLRALEALAGCDVLIPAIGGIRYTGDRSELVRLVLPVIESACDAPAVMVFTSEERLLRAFPQVPCYRAVTLRDLASRWPSDEVVLVIDAGDEDELTLSAHRARWLLGRCLV
- a CDS encoding phosphoribosyltransferase; this encodes MSDGQARENLTYERFGVAIRELAQAVADDGYEPDIVLSIARGGVFVAGGLAYALDCKNLHLVNVEFYTGVGTTLEMPVMLAPVPNAIDFTDKKVLIADDVADTGKTLKLVHDFCVEHVAEVRSAVIYEKSHSLVKCEYVWKRTDEWINFPWSVLPPVHKSGEAAKANKEAV
- the dcd gene encoding dCTP deaminase; translated protein: MLLSDKDIRAEIDAGRVRIDPYDQTMVQPSSIDVRLDRYFRVFENHRYPHIDPSIEQADLTRLVEPDGDEPFILHPGEFVLASTYEVITLPDDLASRLEGKSSLGRLGLVTHSTAGFIDPGFSGHVTLELSNLATLPIKLWPGMKIGQLCMFRLTSPAEFPYGSERYGSRYQGQRGPTPSRSFQNFHRTQV